The window TTGATGTCTTCAAGTCTCATCCGGAGCTCACGAACATTCTTGAGCACCCGGGCATCTCGATCGACGCGAAGAAAAAGCAGGTAAACGAGCTGTTCAACGGCCGCGTTTCCGAACTGGTCCTGAACTTCCTCAACCTGCTGTTCGACAGCCGTCGTCAAGATGCGCTGGCTGATGTGTACACAGCGTTCACCGAACTGGCTGACGCTGCAAAAGGTCGCATCAAAGGTGAAGTAGAATCGGCAGTTCCGCTCTCGGATGAAGAGTTGAACGAACTGAAATCCAAGCTTGGCGCAAACGGCCAGCAGGTGGAGTTTACGACAAAGGTCAACCCGGAACTGATCGGCGGCCTGCGCGTGCGGATCGGGGACCGTGTCCTCGACTACTCCGTATCCGGCCAGCTCAACCGTTTCCGTCAAACGCTCAAATACTAGTACGACAGGGGTGAGATCATGAGCATTCGTCCTGAAGAAATCAGTTCGCTGATCAAACAGCAGATTGAGAACTACCAATCTGAGGTTCAAGTATATGACGTAGGCACCGTAATCCAAGTTGGTGACGGTATTGCTCGTATCCATGGTCTTGAGAAAGCGATGGCCGGGGAACTTCTCGAATTCCCGAACGGCACCTTGGGTATGGCGTTTAACCTTGAAGAAAACAACATTGGTGCGGTTGTCCTCGGTACCGTAATGGGTATCAAAGAAGGCGACCAAGTCAAGCGCACCGGCCGTATCGCACAAGTTCCGGTCGGCGAAGCGATGATCGGCCGCGTTGTTAACGCGCTCGGTCAACCGATCGACGGCCGCGGCCCGATCGAAACCAAAGAATTCCGTCCGATCGAGTCTCCGGCTCCGGGCGTTATCGACCGTAAATCGGTTCACGAACCGATGCAAACCGGTATCAAAGCGATCGACGCGATGATCCCGGTCGGCCGTGGTCAGCGCGAGCTGATCATCGGTGACCGCCAAACGGGTAAAACCGCTGTGGCGCTCGACACGATCATCAACCAAAAAGGCCAAGGCGTCGTCTGCGTATACGTAGCGATCGGCCAAAAGCAATCCACCATCGCACAAGTAGTAGAGACCCTGCGCAAGCACGGCGCGATGGAATACACCATCGTCGTATCCGCATCGGCTTCCGATCCGGCTCCGCTGCTCTTCCTGGCTCCGTACGCAGGCTGCGCAATGGGCGAGTACTTCATGTACAAGGGCGGCCACGTCCTCTGCGTATACGATGACCTGTCCAAGCAAGCAGCAGCATACCGCGAAATGTCCCTGCTGATGCGCCGTCCTCCGGGCCGCGAAGCATTCCCGGGTGACGTCTTCTACTTGCACTCCCGTCTGCTGGAGCGCTCCGCGAAGCTGTCCGATGCACGTGGCGGCGGTTCTCTGACCGCACTGCCGTTCATCGAAACGCAAGCGGGTGACGTTTCCGCGTACATCCCGACCAACGTAATCTCCATCACCGACGGTCAGATCTTCCTCGAGTCCGACCTGTTCAACTCCGGCCAACGTCCGGCAGTTAACGTAGGTCTCTCCGTATCCCGCGTCGGTGGTTCCGCACAGATCAAAGCGATGAAAAAAGTTGCAGGTACCCTGCGTCTTGACCTCGCGCAATACCGCGAACTGCAAGCGTTTGCTCAGTTCGGTTCCGACCTCGACAAAGCGACCCAAGCGCGTCTCGACCGCGGTGCTCGCCTGACCGAGATCCTCAAGCAAGGCCAATACCAGCCGCTGACCGTTGAGAAGCAAGTCATCTCCCTGTGGGCAGCTGTTAACGGCCATGCCGATGATGTTCCGGTAACCTCCGTTCGCCGCTTCGAATCCGAATGGCTGGCGTTCGCAGACACCAACTATCCGCAGATCGCGAAGTCGATCATCGAGACCAAAGACCTCTCGAAAGAGACCGAAGCTCTGCTCAAAGAAGCAGTAACGAAGTTCAAAACGACTTTCGTTGGGTAATCCAAACTGTCGTCTAGCTTAACCATTTCATCTGGTAAGGTGGTGGAATCATGGCAAATACCCGCGACATTCGTCAACGGATTCGCTCCGTGAAGAACACCCAGCAAATCACCAAAGCGATGAAAATGGTAGCTGCGGCAAGACTGCGCCGGGCACAAGAGCGCACTGAACAAGCTCGCCCGTACGCAGCCAAGCTTGAAGAAGTAATCGGCAGCATCGCTTCCGGCAGCGGCTCGACCAACCATCCGATGTTGGTCTCCCGCCCTGTCAAGAAGACCGGTTATGTTGTCATCTCCTCCGACCGCGGCCTCGCAGGCTCGTTCAACGCACAGGTTATCCGTACTGCTGTGAACGAAATGCGCGGCAAGTCGCAAAACGAGTATGCAGTGTTTGCGATCGGCCGGAAGGCTCGCGACTTCTTCAAGCGTCGTGGATACCCGCTTGTCGGTGAAGTTACTGGTTTGTCGGACAATCCGACCTACGCGGATATTAAGTCTGTAGCATCTCAAGTTGTGCAACTGTTCCAAGACGGCGTGTATGATGAAGTGTACGTGATGTACAACGAGTTCGTAAACGCGCTTACCCAAGTCCCGGTTTCCCGCAAGCTGCTCCCGCTCGAAGATGTGGGCGGCCAACAGGAAAAGCCGGCGCCTGGAACGATCACAGCCAAATACGATTACGAGCCGTCTGCTGAAGCAGTCCTCGACAATCTTCTGCCGAAGTACGCTGAAACGTTGATCTTCTCCGCCGTCCTGGAATCGAAAGCTTCCGAGTTCGGTGCCCGCATGACTGCGATGGGCGCTGCAACCGATAACGCAGCGACGATCATCAACGGCCTGACGCTCGCACTGAACCGTGCGCGCCAAGCAGCGATCACCACGCAGATCACCGAGATTGTCGGCGGCGCCGCAGCGCTTGAATCATAGAACGCACGAATGGAGGGAAACGTGTGAACACTGGACGTATTAGTCAGGTTCTGGGCGCGGTTGTAGACGTTCGTTTCCCGGAAGGCCAGCTTCCGGCACTCAACAACGCTCTGACC of the Tumebacillus sp. BK434 genome contains:
- a CDS encoding F0F1 ATP synthase subunit delta, whose protein sequence is MKNTVVAKRYAEALYSVAGERGQADSVEQELAGILDVFKSHPELTNILEHPGISIDAKKKQVNELFNGRVSELVLNFLNLLFDSRRQDALADVYTAFTELADAAKGRIKGEVESAVPLSDEELNELKSKLGANGQQVEFTTKVNPELIGGLRVRIGDRVLDYSVSGQLNRFRQTLKY
- the atpA gene encoding F0F1 ATP synthase subunit alpha, which gives rise to MSIRPEEISSLIKQQIENYQSEVQVYDVGTVIQVGDGIARIHGLEKAMAGELLEFPNGTLGMAFNLEENNIGAVVLGTVMGIKEGDQVKRTGRIAQVPVGEAMIGRVVNALGQPIDGRGPIETKEFRPIESPAPGVIDRKSVHEPMQTGIKAIDAMIPVGRGQRELIIGDRQTGKTAVALDTIINQKGQGVVCVYVAIGQKQSTIAQVVETLRKHGAMEYTIVVSASASDPAPLLFLAPYAGCAMGEYFMYKGGHVLCVYDDLSKQAAAYREMSLLMRRPPGREAFPGDVFYLHSRLLERSAKLSDARGGGSLTALPFIETQAGDVSAYIPTNVISITDGQIFLESDLFNSGQRPAVNVGLSVSRVGGSAQIKAMKKVAGTLRLDLAQYRELQAFAQFGSDLDKATQARLDRGARLTEILKQGQYQPLTVEKQVISLWAAVNGHADDVPVTSVRRFESEWLAFADTNYPQIAKSIIETKDLSKETEALLKEAVTKFKTTFVG
- the atpG gene encoding ATP synthase F1 subunit gamma; its protein translation is MANTRDIRQRIRSVKNTQQITKAMKMVAAARLRRAQERTEQARPYAAKLEEVIGSIASGSGSTNHPMLVSRPVKKTGYVVISSDRGLAGSFNAQVIRTAVNEMRGKSQNEYAVFAIGRKARDFFKRRGYPLVGEVTGLSDNPTYADIKSVASQVVQLFQDGVYDEVYVMYNEFVNALTQVPVSRKLLPLEDVGGQQEKPAPGTITAKYDYEPSAEAVLDNLLPKYAETLIFSAVLESKASEFGARMTAMGAATDNAATIINGLTLALNRARQAAITTQITEIVGGAAALES